In Sphingomonas sp. R1, a single genomic region encodes these proteins:
- a CDS encoding peptidylprolyl isomerase, which translates to MMGLGRIAGTGAKWLAGAGIAALATMAVAQTAPGQDSQNGLNNGLDLPSTLEIFGKADPNVRKPTAIVNDYVITGTEVDQRVALVTGMQKLTLKPEEREQLKLAMLRQLIDETLEIQEAKANEIKIEPREVEASFSRVAARFQKTPEQMRGWLREIGSSERSIKRQVEAELAWSRLLRRRVNVNVGEAEVKAMIDRLTAQKGTEEYHIYEIYQNATPDRAQEVAGGMKQMIEQMRQGTPFDYLARTYSQSSTRSKGGDLGWIQTAMLPEALAQAVQEMQPGQVAGPIPLSAGFSIVYLADRHKVGIADPRDAKLSLRQLSLSFAKGTTEAQASTRAATFAKATQAIRGCGDVSKVAAAEGAEVVDRDNIVIKDLPPALQNLILPLQVGQSTQPFGSIEDGVRVLVICGRDDPPAANAPSVEQVQEQLEDQRVNLRAERMLRDLRRDALIEYR; encoded by the coding sequence ATGATGGGTTTGGGCAGAATTGCGGGTACGGGTGCCAAGTGGCTGGCAGGCGCAGGCATTGCCGCGCTCGCGACGATGGCAGTGGCGCAGACCGCGCCCGGCCAGGATAGCCAGAACGGCCTCAACAACGGGCTGGATCTGCCGAGCACGCTGGAGATCTTCGGCAAGGCCGATCCCAATGTCCGCAAGCCCACCGCGATCGTTAACGACTATGTGATCACCGGCACCGAGGTGGATCAGCGCGTGGCGCTGGTGACCGGGATGCAGAAGCTCACCCTCAAGCCGGAAGAGCGCGAACAGCTGAAGCTGGCCATGCTCCGCCAGCTGATCGACGAGACGCTGGAGATCCAGGAAGCCAAGGCCAACGAGATCAAGATCGAGCCGCGCGAAGTGGAAGCGAGCTTCAGCCGCGTCGCCGCGCGCTTCCAGAAGACGCCGGAGCAGATGCGCGGCTGGCTGCGCGAAATCGGCTCGTCGGAGCGTTCGATCAAGCGTCAGGTAGAGGCCGAACTGGCCTGGAGCCGCCTGCTGCGTCGCCGCGTCAACGTCAATGTCGGCGAGGCCGAGGTGAAGGCGATGATCGACCGCCTGACCGCCCAGAAGGGCACCGAAGAATATCACATCTACGAAATCTACCAGAACGCCACGCCGGATCGCGCGCAGGAAGTCGCCGGTGGCATGAAGCAGATGATCGAGCAGATGCGCCAGGGCACGCCGTTCGACTATCTCGCACGCACCTATTCGCAGAGCTCGACGCGCTCGAAGGGCGGCGATCTCGGCTGGATCCAGACCGCGATGCTGCCGGAAGCGCTGGCCCAGGCGGTGCAGGAAATGCAGCCTGGCCAGGTGGCGGGGCCGATCCCGCTCTCGGCAGGCTTCTCGATCGTGTATCTGGCGGACCGGCATAAGGTCGGCATCGCCGATCCGCGCGACGCCAAGCTCAGCCTGCGCCAGCTGTCGCTCAGCTTCGCCAAGGGCACCACCGAGGCCCAGGCCAGCACCCGCGCAGCCACCTTCGCCAAGGCGACCCAGGCAATCCGTGGCTGCGGTGACGTGAGCAAGGTCGCCGCCGCCGAGGGCGCCGAAGTGGTCGATCGCGACAACATCGTGATCAAGGATCTGCCGCCCGCGCTGCAGAACCTGATCCTGCCGCTGCAGGTGGGCCAGTCGACGCAGCCGTTCGGCTCGATCGAGGATGGCGTGCGCGTGCTGGTGATCTGCGGCCGCGACGATCCGCCCGCCGCCAACGCTCCCTCCGTGGAACAGGTGCAGGAGCAGCTCGAGGACCAGCGCGTCAACCTGCGCGCCGAGCGCATGCTGCGCGACCTGCGCCGCGACGCGCTGATCGAATATCGCTGA
- the pdxA gene encoding 4-hydroxythreonine-4-phosphate dehydrogenase PdxA — protein MTVGGTTLPPLAVALGDSAGIGPEITAKAWDARVAEGLSPFFAVGDPAAVRAVWDGPIAPIGDPSEARGLFGEALPILPVGDTGAVIPGAPSLNTAHVALQALEVATGLASVGAAGALVTGPVSKAQLYAIGYTHPGQTEFVAERCGITADNAVMMLAGPTLRVVPMTVHVPLVQVPALISPELVIAKARVTARGLQRNFGIANPRLAFAGLNPHAGEGGAIGREEIDVLMPAIERLRAEGIDASGPFAADTLFHARAREAYDAALCLYHDQALIPIKTLHFDDGVNITLGLPIVRTSPDHGTAFGIAGKGVAHPGAMIAAIRMAAEAAQRRADATA, from the coding sequence ATGACGGTGGGAGGCACCACCCTGCCTCCCCTCGCGGTCGCATTGGGCGATTCGGCGGGGATTGGGCCGGAAATCACCGCCAAGGCATGGGACGCACGCGTGGCGGAGGGCCTTTCGCCCTTTTTCGCGGTGGGCGACCCTGCCGCGGTGCGCGCGGTGTGGGACGGCCCGATCGCACCGATCGGCGATCCGAGCGAGGCACGCGGCTTGTTTGGCGAAGCGCTGCCGATCCTGCCCGTCGGGGATACCGGCGCGGTCATTCCCGGCGCACCGAGCCTCAACACCGCGCATGTGGCACTGCAGGCGCTGGAAGTTGCGACCGGGCTGGCGAGCGTGGGTGCGGCGGGCGCGCTGGTAACGGGCCCCGTCTCCAAGGCGCAGCTCTACGCGATCGGCTATACCCATCCCGGCCAGACCGAATTCGTCGCCGAGCGATGCGGCATCACCGCCGACAATGCCGTGATGATGCTCGCCGGTCCGACGCTGCGGGTGGTGCCGATGACCGTGCATGTGCCGCTGGTGCAGGTGCCGGCGCTGATCAGCCCGGAGCTGGTCATCGCCAAGGCTCGCGTTACCGCACGCGGACTGCAGCGCAATTTCGGCATTGCCAATCCGCGCCTCGCCTTCGCAGGCCTCAATCCGCATGCGGGCGAAGGCGGCGCGATCGGACGCGAGGAGATCGACGTGCTGATGCCCGCGATCGAGCGGCTCCGCGCCGAGGGCATCGACGCGAGCGGACCCTTCGCGGCCGACACGCTGTTCCACGCCCGCGCGCGCGAGGCCTATGACGCCGCGCTCTGCCTCTATCATGACCAGGCGCTGATCCCGATCAAGACGCTGCATTTCGACGACGGCGTGAACATCACGCTCGGTCTGCCGATCGTCCGCACCTCGCCCGATCACGGCACCGCTTTCGGCATCGCCGGCAAGGGGGTGGCGCATCCAGGCGCGATGATCGCCGCCATCCGCATGGCAGCCGAGGCTGCGCAGCGCAGG